CCAACACCTCTCACTTTcttcctggctctgcagctggagaTTAACGACATGACCAAGTCCTGGGGCCTAGAGGTGGATCGGGTGGAGCTGAACATggaggctgtgctgcagccacCTCAGGAGAATCTGGTGGGCCCTGTGGCCACCCTGCCACCTgtccctgggctggaggggctggatgGAACCATTCAGCAGCTGGCTGCCCATTTCTTCAGCAACACCCTGGCTCTGGCGGGCAGTGGGACCAGTGCTCCAGAGGCAGGTAAGCAACCCAGGGCCACCACTTCTCTGCGGGGAGTGTCCCTCCTACCCAACAACCTTTGTGTCTGTTGGCTGTTTGACAGAGGAGTCAAAGTCTGGGAGGTATCACGCTTCTAGGAGCACAGCATAAATAGGCTGgtagggagaggagagaggaccGCTTTAGGCACGGTTCCATACAGCACGTGGCACACCACCACCTTTCTAACAAGACCTTGGAGATGGGactggggagggcaggagcaggtctgcaggaacCTGGGCTCAAGACCAACTCAGACCTCAGCATTTCCCTCAGGCAAACATAGGGAAGAGCTGGAGCTTGCTGAGAGGGTCACGTCTGAGGgcaacatggatttttttttcaacattttgtgCCCCACTATTTCTTTCAGGGATAGTTTTCCACCCCTTGGTAGCAGGGGAAGAGTAACCCGtgggaggcagaggagcaggcagtAGGAACTGGCAAAACCATGTTGTCCTCTTCTTGCTGAGCTGGAAACTTGATGAATAAGTGTGTTTCTCTCCTCCAGAGACCTTCGCTGGTGGTTCACACAGACCAGCGAAGTTCACCACTTGGAGGTATCCCCCCAATGCacttctgtccctctgtccccagcagatAGCGTGGAGACAGTGAACAAGGTGGAACCTCCCACCGCAACCCTCCTCACCACCGCCAGCAGCATGCGGAGGAAGCCCAGCGCAGAGGAACTGCTCTTGGCAGTGGAGCGTGTCCTCTCCGAGGCCCTGGTTGGCCAGGTGGGAGCATCCTACCAGGTGGACATCGCCCTGCCCAGCGGCGCCCGGAGCACCTACTTCATAGACCTCTCCTCAGGTCACCGCTCTTTGGGGTTGTTGTGTTGGGGGTGGGAGAGTGTTTCGTGCCCGTGCCCCCTTTGCATGCTGCTAGCCCCACCAAGCTTGGTGGTAGGGGGTCCAAAACCAAGCCCGTTTGGTAGCTCCATGAAAGGCTCCAGGGTCCATCAGCTGAGCACTGCAGCACTCATTTCATTCCCCTGCGGGTGTTGATGCTTCTCCTAGTGGCCacgtgtgctggttttggctgggatagagttaattttcttcacagtagctggtatggggctacgttttggatttgtgctgatcacagtgttgataatacagggatgttttctttattgctgagcagaatcaaggcctcttctgcttctcgccccaccccaccagcgagtaggctggggctgcacaagaagatgggaggggatgcagccgagacagctgaccccaactgaccaaagggatattccatgccatatggcGTCATGCTCAGTAGTCagaagctgggggaaggaggaggaaggggaggacgtTTGGAGTGATGGCCCCGTGTTAGCTACTGtggagaaaattaaccctatctcaGCCCAAACCAGCACACCATGGCAAAAGCAGGATAGGGCTTGGAGGTGAACCACTGTCACGGGACATTGGTGAAGCAACACAAGAGAAATTTATCTCCATCAGGAGTAAGGACTCCCATCTCCAAAATCGCCCTGCCAGGCCCTTGTTTCTCATCTGGCCAGTCCTGATGAAATGCTGGGGGGAAATGGCAGCAGGCAAGGCCAAATCCTGAAGCCTGCtgtttctccctctcccacccatcgtgtcctgcaggcagcgggcGGGCTGGCCGCGGCATTCCGGAGGGCAGCCCCGACGTCGTTCTGGAGGTGGCGGAGAAAGACCTGCAGGACCTCTTCTTGGGCGACCTGCGCCCCTTGAGTGCCTACATGAGCGGGAGGCTGCAGGTGAAGGGCGACCTGCATCTTGCCCTGAAGCTGGAGGAGGTTGTCAAGGCGATGAAGCAACATCGATAGAGCGTGCATGTGGGTgcgtgtctgtgtgcatgtgtctttGTGGGTGTGCAAAGGCGGGGGACACGCAGCTTGCTGTGTGGTGGGGACCTTGCCCGGCTGGAgctcctgctgccctcccagtGGAAGCTGCAGGAGCTAGGTGAAGACCtgagcagggaaactgaggctgaGCTCCATTGCTTGTCCTTGGTTTCACCTCCCCTACCCATCCTTTGCCTACAATGTTACACGATGGGAATGAGTTGGCACCCCAGCATGTGCCGGTTTGCTTCCATGCCCCTTGGCCAATATGCCACCAGGGCACAGACTGATGTCCTGCTGTCCCTGCAGTGGGCTGCGTGGCTGGGCATCTTGGACTGGAAGGGGCACGAGCTGAGCAGATCGGACTGGGAAGAGCCTGGGACACTGTGGCCAAGCATGGTAGTCTGGGGGTGGGCAGCCGAAGCGGGGCACGAAGGCTGGCTGGACCAGGCTGGGGTCCCACcagcgggctggggctggggtccaGCGCGGCACTGGAGGTCTTGGGCCTTCCCGACACAGCGGTTTGTAAGAAGTGATTGCGTTAATTTATGCTTCAAAGTGCTTTTGCATGCGTGCTGTGAGGTCTGTTCCCAGGGGGCGTGTGGACTGTATAGAAGCATATgtagatatttatttattttgtaagcTTCCTTTCTATCCACTCTCCATGGACAATAAACCTGATCTGCAGCCTTGCACTCGGGCCGTGGTGGGCTGATGACTTTGCAGGCAGATGAGGCCGCACCCTcggtgcctcggtttccccaagGGACCTCAGGGTGCTGGGCAAAGAGGCCacgtgctggccagggcatgggagatgctgccaggcaAGGAGGCTGCATGGCGTGACTCCATCTTACCATACAGTCGTGACGAACACATGAAGTCCTGCCACGGCGAGGATGAGGTGTTAGGATGTGGCCTGGCCTCTCCGGGGATGCTCAGCTCCccaacagcacccagcaccccagtgGTTAAAATGTCTTGGAGCTCCAGGCAGCTTTACCAGCCCCTGGGATGTTGTGCTGGACCAGTGGGACAAGCCTGACCAGGCTTGCTGGCCGGCTCTGCGAGGGCACGAGAACTGAAATGTTTCCAAAATTGGTATGTTTCAAAACTGAAATGTTGCGCGGATATAATCAGGCCAAACCACCTGCTAAATGTCATCTTCAGCGCCTGGGGCTGGGTGGGCACCAGCCTGGGCCAAGCTTTGGAGATCCTCCAGGCATCAAAAGCCCTGAGAGGAGGTCACAGTAGTGCCCCACCATGCCCTCTGCTTCTGGAGCTGCCAGGCTGGCTGAACCCCAAGCCCTTCTGGCGGTCCCTCTTTTTTGTGGTAGTCCCTCTTTTTTGTGGTGGTCCCCCTTTTTTTGTGGTGGTCCCCCTTTAAGTGGTGGTCCCCCTTATCTGTGCTGGTCCCCCTTTTTGTGGTGGTCCCTCTTTTTTGTGGTGGTCCCCCTTTTTTTGTGGGGGTCCCCCTTTTTGTGGTGGTCTCCCTTTTTTGTGGTGGTCCCTCTTTTTTGTGGTGGTCCCCCTTTTTTTGTGGGGGTCCCCCTTTTTTGTGGTGGTCCCCCTTTATGTGCTGGTCCCCCTTATCTGTGCTGGTCCCGTTTTTGTGCTAGTCCCCCTTTATGTGGTGGTCCCCCTTTATGTGGTGGTCCCCCTTTTTGTGGTGGTCCCCTTTCTGCTGTGGCCCCCCCTTCCTGGTGGTCGCCACGGTGCAGATGACTGGGAGGGACGGATGCCCTGCAGGACAGGGCAAAGGAGAGCCAGGACGCAGCGAGCCCCCCGGGACAAAGCGGGAAGAGGGAACGCTCTCCGAGGCAGGGGACAGTCCCTGAGCCCCCTCACAGCCCCGGGGTGCAGAGGGACGGGGTGGCCCCAGAAgtcgagcccccccccccccccccccgccgggagtGGGGCAGGGCGGTGGGGGCCCTGCCATCCCCTGCTGGGGGATGCTGCTCCTTGGGGAATCGCCTTTGTGGGGGGAAGGTCTTGGGGTCTCCTCCGGGATTGCTCCCTCCTGGAGGGGTTTTTCGCGGGGGGGGCGGGATGAGGGGGGTGCCCAGCCGCGGAGGAGGAGTTCTTTGCAGCGCGGCAGAAACCGAAAGTGGAGGCAGAGGAGCTGCCatggccggccccggcccgcgggtGAGCGCGggccgctgcggggctgcgggcggggggctcgggcggggggctccggccgggcggggggctcggggggggggaggcaggccACCAGGGAGTCCCCAAGGTGAGGCCGGGGGGGGCGATGGGGATAAGAGTTTATGGGGTGTTCCCCCCGTGCCCGGTTTGGTGGGTGGCGGGAGGTGGGGGGTggtccccacaccccccccccccccaagccctgcgaaggcacggggtgggggggtggggggcaggcggGAGGCCAGAGGGATGGGCTGAGCGAGGGAGGTGGGTAGGGACACGGCAGGGAGGACAGTCACCAGGTGACTGGTCACCAGGGTGGCATCCAGGGGTCTTTAGATGCTTCCTCCATGCCCCATCGTCTGCGCTGCCCCtgtgcagccccccccagccccacagccaggggGACCGTCCCGTTTGCTCTTTGCAGCAGGGTCCTGTCCATTCAGCCTTGCCAGGGTGCACAGGCCATCTCCAGGCTGCTTACAGGGCCCGGGCATTGCTCGTGGGAAGTGGTTGCTCACTGGTTGCTCTGAGCAGGGTTTTCAGGTCACCTCTCCCCCCAGGATGTGGTTTCAGAAGCTCTTAAAAACACCCCCCAGCGCTcattcttctttccctctccctccctccccaagctCCTAGAAGATGACTTCCAGTTCATGCGTTGCGAGGGCTGCCAGCAGGAATCACCCAACCTCAAGCTCCTCACCTGCCTCCACACCTTGTGCTTCAGTTGCCTGAGGAAGAACAAGCTCGTTGGGCAGTGCCCCATGTGCCGGACAGCCATCCCGCAGGCCAGCAGTGTCCCTGACATGGACAATCTGTTCTTCACCAGCCTGAAGGCCAGGCTCAAGGTCTACAAGAACATCGTTGACAGAGTTGACTTGTTCTGCAGCAACTGCATGAAAGCCAGCGAGTTCTGGTGCTCCAAGTGTGAGGAGTTCCTCTGCACCAAGTGCTTCGAGGCCCACCAGCGCTACCTGAAGCGGGAGAGCCATGAGGTCAAGAAGGTGGTGGACATCAGGGCAGGGTCTGCTCAGGACTTTCTCGAGGACACCAGGAGGACAGATAACTTGTCCTGCTCCAACCCGACCCACAAGAGCCAGACTGTAAGGTGGGTCTAAGGAGGTCTGTCCCTGTCTGGGTGATTTCTTGTCAAAAATCTCTTTGGGCTAGTCCATGATGGGACTGAGCAGGGtgtccctgtccctctgctgccttgATTGCCACCATGTCATGGGGAAGATGGGTGGGAAGTAGTGACCGATGGGCTCTAGGGCATGGAAGGAGGGTTTGGATGAAGCTGGGTTCGAGCTGATGATGGGAGAGTGGGGGCAGATAGACCGAGGGAGGGGAGCGTGTGGGTTGCTCCTTGCTGGGGTAAGGAGAGTGAGGTTGATGGAGCTCAGTACGCAGAAGGCCTGTTGCTTCAGCtgctgtgacagacagcagagaagGGTGTGTTTTGCTGATGGTGCTAGACCAGTTTGGAGAGGATTTGGGGAACAGCATGGCTGCAATGCAGGACAAGATTTAAATGCCTTTAAGGAAAAGTCCAAGCAAGAGGGGGAGGGTCTGGAGCATCCGTGGAGGCCAGCACTGATGCTAGCCACGATGGCCCAGATGGAACCCCTCAGCATGTCGCTAGCACACCACTTGCCAAGGCTACCAGGACTTAAATCAGTGATGTGTGATGATCTCCACTCCCCACTTCTTATGTTCTTGCCTTAGGCATCTTGTGGAGCTAAGATACTCTTTGGTCTTGTGTACTTATACGTAAGTCCATTAAGCACTCGTGGAAGTGTAGAGAGCTCATTTCTTCACCCCCCTTGCGGTGCGTGGATGAATGTCTACCCTAACACTTGCTCAGCCACCGCAGTGACTTTAGCCAGCCTGGCAGAGGATCAGAAACCCTGTGGATATAGTGAaccaacactttttttttgcagttgggAGAGTGTAAAACGAAACGCCTGGCCCAAACGTGGTGGTAACTTAATGAATGAATTAATGAATTTGCAGTTTGATAAATGAATGAATTGTAAAGGGCATGGTCAAAATTACCACTCTGCTTGTGCTTGCCCTCATAGCATCTACTGCAAGAAGTGCGAGAAGGCGCTGTGCTGTGTCTGCGCGCTGCTGGACAGCCAGCACGCCCCGTTCTGCGATGTCCGCAGCGAGACCCggcgcaggcaggaggagctgggcacCATCAGCCGGGAGCTGAAGCAGAAGAGAAGCATCTTCGAGGCCACCTTCACAGCGCTGCAGGACGAGGCGGCGCGGCTGGAGGAGGCGCAGCGGGAGATGCGGGAGCTGATCCGGCAGCGCGTGGAGCAGCTGGTGCGGCTGATCCgtcgggaggaagaggagctgctggggctggtggaggCGCGGCAGGAGCAGGGCCGCCGGGAGCTGGCGAGGGAGCTGCAGAGCATGGAGGGGGTGCTGCGGCGGATGGAGGCCGGCGAGCGGCTGGTGGAGAAGATGGGCCTCTATGCCACGGAGCAGGAGGTGATGGACATGCAGCCCTTCATCAAGGAGtcgctggaggagctgcagcggctgcagccgGCGACGGCCGGAGACCGAGCGCAGCCTGGGGACTTGGCCGAGTGCAGGGCCAGGCTGCAGGCGCTGGTGGAGCGCGTCACCGGGCACCCAGGTGAGGAGGCGCGTGGCCAGGCAcactggggaagggggagcgACAGCAGAGTTAAAGGTTCTAATCCCTAATCTAAGACCATATTCTGCGTGGGTTTCGAGTCTCCTTCTGCGTGGTGACTTGATGGACCTGTGCCTCCAGCCTCTGCTGGTGCGGTGGGCACCCTCCGATCTCTCCCAAGGACGGGATGCAGGTGTTGCATCCCTCACTGCCAACACAATGCTCGCCTCTTGCCCTTATGGTGGTCCCCCAAATGTGGTTGTAATGGGAAGTAACATGGTGACTCTCTTGGGATGGAGACATACCACGGGTTGAAGGACAAGGGAGGTGAGTGGCAGCTGGAGATGGGGCGCATGGAGCAGGTCTCGCCGAGGCTGGTCTTGGCAAGGAGGAAGCAGGTGGAAGGGCTGGATCAACTCCACGTTCTCTCTGAGAAATGTTTGTCCTGGCGACACATGCAGGTCCCTCAGGGCTTATAACCATCCTCCAGGCCTTAGTGTCCTGCCACCCCCTGACCACTTCTGCTCCTCAGACCTACAGCCAGTTTGTCTTTGTTCAACCTTTGTCCACAGCCATCTGGGGCAATTCCCCTTTTGGGTTGTGATTACTGCCTGGGGATGGCGTGTCCAACCAGGAAGGCGAAATGTTCCCTGGGAGCACTCTTCGACAGGGATGGCAAGAGGTCCACAGCCGCTGCTGGGTTTGCCCAGGTCTTCCCCCAGCTTTTGGCAGCAGCACTGTGGTGGAGATGCTGGTGGTTTGGGAATGGTGAAGGCAGGGATGGTGTGCTGGAGGATCCAGGTTTGATCAGAAGCATCCTTCCAGAAAATGAGGGGTAAAAAACCGATGGGATGAAGAGACTTTGCAGGGTCTTCTGCTCCATCCCCCTGCTGCTGTCTTCAGACCTGGGCTATGACCAGTGTCCTCCTTGGCCCTCTGTGGATGTCCAACACTGAGCTCCCCagggtgtccagtgacaggacaaggggcaatgggtacaaactgaggcacaggaagttccgtctgaatatgaggaagaacttcttccctctgagggtgacggagcactggaacaggctgcccagggaggttgtggagtctccttctctggagatactcaagacccacctggacaaggtcctctacaacctactgtaggtgaccctgcttcggcaggaggtttggactagatgacccacagaggtcccttccaacccctaccattctgtgattctgtgggtgagTTCATGGGCTATGGATGGTCCACAGACAAGTCCAGGGATGATGTCATGGATGGAGCCTGGGGTTTCCTGGAGACAAGCTGCCTCCCACTCTATTCCTTGCATGGTAGGCATCGTCCCTTTGTCACTGTAGCAGGCTGGGAGGACCCTCTGAGCCCTGATTCTCCCCTCCTGTTCCCTTCAGCTTCTCTCCCCACGACAGGTACCTCCACTCCCCAGCACGACTGCCCATCCGATGATGAGACCACCCTGATCCTCGACCTTGAGCCTCCTGGGGAGCGTTGCCAACTGCATGGAGGTCTCCCCACGAGGCTGCCTGCCCACCACAAGACCTGTGCTCCCGTGTCGGACCCCTCCGGTGGCAGAGGACATGTGTGTCCAGACCAGGGAGGGGATATGTCCCCCACCCAGCCCGCACCTCCAGTCCTTCCGATGCAGAGGGATAAACAAGCAGAGGAAGTCTCGGGGTCAGCCCATGGGGACACTGTGCCTCTTCCCAGGAGCATCCAGGACTCTCTGGCCTCCCTGCGGGAAGATTTTGGTGGCTGGACCAGGTCCAAcgtgcagcaggcaggagagctccTGAAGATCAGCAATCGCCTCCTGCAAGCTCAGCGCAGGGCGAACAGTCACCTGATATCCGTGACCCGGGAGATCCGGGCCATGTCCCGCTCCCTGGCCACCATCGCCTCTACTGTGGCACCCTTGCTGCAGCCCGTGGCCACCCCACGAGACCCCCCCACCGCAGAGATGGAATGGCCATCACTGCCCTCCGACTTGCTGGAGTTATTCCCTCCCAACACCCCGCAGCAGCATGAACCACTGGTCCCAGCGGCTGCTGCGGCCCCTTCCACCACCAGACGCCCTCCTGCCAACCCCCCCACCAGCCCAGTGCTCTCGGAGCCCTCCAGCCCAGCCTCCGAGGGGGAATGCCCCAGATCAAGGCACCCCGCTAGGAGCAAGCGTGGTGGGAAGCCCAGCACCAGACTTCAGAAGCGGAGGAAGAAGTGAGGGTCTGCGAACCAGAATGCTTGCCATGGACTGCGGCTGCTTGGAAAACCCTTTCAAGGCCTTTATGGGGACCGGGCTCTCCATCTCACCTTGCTATGCCAATAAATCCTCCTGGAATGAGCGGTGCATTGGTCTTCTGCTGGGTTTGGGAAggcagcatctcccctgcgaACAAGCCCTTACTGCTGCGTGGCAATAACTTGCTTGGGAACAGCGTGATCctactgattttctttcttctttccttcacagcaCATGTGACCGTCTGGCTTATGGGTCTGCGATGGGTGGGAGGGCAGCAAACCCATATGGGAGAGGTGGAGGAGAGGCTTTAGTGCAAGGGTGGGTGAAGGAGCTGGTGGGTGGCCAGGCAGAACGGGCACCTCTCCAGCCCAGCCTGCGAGCTCACTGCTGGATTTCGGCCTCGGTAGCATCTCCAAGAGGTGACCCTCCAAGGAAGTGGCCCCAGAGCCACCTGCACCTTCTGCTGCTCTCAGACGTCCCCAGCGTTGCTCGCCCTCCTCTCAGCTCAGTGCGTTTTAATTCTTTCAGAAGccaccccagctccagccacagaaaACTCTCACCACGTGAGACCTGGGTTTCCTTTGCTCTGGGATTTTTGCCCTTACCCGACAGGAATTTGGGGCTACCCCCAGCCTTCGCAAGGTTGCTTGAGCTCTGGCATTTGGTTGCTGCTTTCCAAGTTCTCTTTTGAAAGAGGAGATCAGCCAAGCTGGCTAAGCGTAGGACTGCAGAGCCAGGGCAGACTTCTCTCCCACAAGAAGGGCAGTGCCTCACTCAAGCAGAAGTGGCCTTCAGCGATGTTGAAGGCAAGCTCTCTTCTGGTTTCCAGTCCCATAGCGCATGAAGGACCCTGTCTAGCATCAGACCCGCCTGCCTTTGCCTGGGACAAAACAGCCACCACAGGACCAGGACTGGAGGCCCGCAGGCTGCCCCACTGCAGAGCATGTCCCCAGCCACCCCGGCCTAGGATCAGAAGGGCCGAGCCCTGTCTGCAAGCCCTGCAAAGCCTGGGAGCCTCAGGGCTGAAGCAAGAAGATAAAGATGAGTCATTCCCCCAGCTCAAGAAGGGGAGGTTCCCATCTTCTCCTCTGCAGCCATTAAGCAAAGCAGAAGGTTTTCCTGACCCATGTCAGGCAGAGAGGGGACTTTGACCGAGGTGGTTGCAGTGGCCACAACCCAGGAGAGCCAGGGGCTTCATGCTAGAAATGAGAATGTGGTGCTGGGTGACCCCGCAGCAGCAGAGACCACCTGGGCAAGCAGGGCGCTTGCTTTGGGCAGGGACAAACCCGTGCCATCAAGCTTGGTCAGCTGTGCTCTAGTGGCAAAGGACATCTCCATCCCTGACCATGCAGGGCTGCTTTCATGGGGCTCCTCTTTGAACACTTACGTCTCCACCTCCACCcctgcagagaggaagaaagtccaaaatgcaaatgtcctGACATCGCCGGTGAAAGTGAGGAAGGTTGAAGACAGCGACGACGGGTGGAACAAGATGGTGTTGCAGCAGCGAAGCTGCTTGGACCAGCCTGGGCCCAGCTGTTTGGTGTCCCCCCTGACTCTCGCCAAGGAGGACAGCCTGCTGGAAGACGTGCCAGATGGCACTCATGTAAGCGGCATCCAGAGTGGTGAAACCATGGGTAGACTTTACAGGGTGTAGACATCGAGGCAGGGCATTTTGCAGCATATCCATAGACCTCCCAGGAGGACAGTTATGTCCCAGTGCATTGTCTTGTTCAAAGACAAGATGTTTGGTGGAGATTGATGGAGAACCCAGACTATGTTCCTTCAACTGCTTGCATACTCTTAGGCTACATGATGCTGCATTTTGGTCCCCTCTCCTCCATAGGATTCTGCCCAGTGTGTACTCCATATCTGTGGCTTGAGGGGGAATTGGTCCTTTTTCAGGTAGACCCTAAGGGCAGGGTTGCTCCCTGCTTGCTCTCTGCCCACCTTGCTGGCTGTCCAGGGCCACCTCTCAGCACAGCTGGTGATGCCGATCGGGGGACCATCGGCCCTTGCACTCACTGCAGGGGTGGACAGCCCCACATCTGAAGGGTGACATGTCTTTCGTACCTTGGCAGACAGCGATATTCTCTCCTTGGACAGCTTTGAGAAGGACCAAGGATGGTCGTTGTTGCTAGGAAGCAGGTTGGGCAGAGCTGTTGTGTTCCCATGAGCTGCTGTGTGGGGCATGGCTGTGGGAAGAACTGCAAATCATCCTTTGGTCCTACTTCTTCGTCTGCTTTCCAAGCTCAAAGACAACCAGGGAACTGCTTAGTCTGCGGATGTGCCTCATTGCTCTTTGGCTCGTGCACCTGCCTACAGACGCAGAAGAAATAAATCATTTCCCTCATTTGTTGTGCATTGCAAATGATTTCCTTTTGGTCCCCATTCCCACAATACCCACCTGCTTGAAAAGGCAGGTGTgcagggtggtgggtgctgcggtGATGGGTGTTTTGCAGTGTGATGGCCCCTTGAGCCCACAACGCAACTGAGATGAGCACGATGAGCACGGGATGACCCGTGTACGTGAGACATGTGGCTATCCCCAAGATAGATGTTAGCTTGAAGACAAGCAAGAGAGCACCAAGAGGTCCTGTTTGCTCAGGGAGGTGCCGAGAAAGCCTGTCAGCCTGCTCCCCGTGGGAACGACCCAAGTCATTTCCCTTCGGATGGTGCACAGCTGTCCTGCCCACCGTCAGCTGTCCAGTTTGGATCATGCCAAAAGAGCCTGATTCAACCACAGCTGTCACCCAAAGTTTGTGGGCATCTCAGCTGGTCCTCACCTGCGTGAGC
Above is a window of Opisthocomus hoazin isolate bOpiHoa1 chromosome 10, bOpiHoa1.hap1, whole genome shotgun sequence DNA encoding:
- the STOML1 gene encoding stomatin-like protein 1 isoform X1, which produces MFSRSGYQALPLGDFDRFQQSSIGLYGVQKGFFSFGPKKDPLGPAGNTTDSSQGWLSSICHGIITSLVFLLMVITFPISGWFALKIVPAYERMIVFRLGRIRAPQGPGIVLLLPFIDHWQRVDLRTRAFNVPPCKLTSKDGAVISMGADVQFRVWDPVLSVMMVKDLIAATRMTAQNAMTKTLMKKTLCEIQVEKLRIGEQLLLEINDMTKSWGLEVDRVELNMEAVLQPPQENLVGPVATLPPVPGLEGLDGTIQQLAAHFFSNTLALAGSGTSAPEADSVETVNKVEPPTATLLTTASSMRRKPSAEELLLAVERVLSEALVGQVGASYQVDIALPSGARSTYFIDLSSGSGRAGRGIPEGSPDVVLEVAEKDLQDLFLGDLRPLSAYMSGRLQVKGDLHLALKLEEVVKAMKQHR
- the STOML1 gene encoding stomatin-like protein 1 isoform X2; its protein translation is MFSRSGYQALPLGDFDRFQQSSIGLYGVQKGFFSFGPKKDPLGPAGNTTDSSQGWLSSICHGIITSLVFLLMVITFPISGWFALKIVPAYERMIVFRLGRIRAPQGPGIVLLLPFIDHWQRVDLRTRAFNVPPCKLTSKDGAVISMGADVQFRVWDPVLSVMMVKDLIAATRMTAQNAMTKTLMKKTLCEIQVEKLRIGEQLLLEINDMTKSWGLEVDRVELNMEAVLQPPQENLVGPVATLPPVPGLEGLDGTIQQLAAHFFSNTLALAGSGTSAPEAADSVETVNKVEPPTATLLTTASSMRRKPSAEELLLAVERVLSEALVGQVGASYQVDIALPSGARSTYFIDLSSGSGRAGRGIPEGSPDVVLEVAEKDLQDLFLGDLRPLSAYMSGRLQVKGDLHLALKLEEVVKAMKQHR
- the LOC104330666 gene encoding protein PML-like isoform X1, with the translated sequence MAGPGPRLLEDDFQFMRCEGCQQESPNLKLLTCLHTLCFSCLRKNKLVGQCPMCRTAIPQASSVPDMDNLFFTSLKARLKVYKNIVDRVDLFCSNCMKASEFWCSKCEEFLCTKCFEAHQRYLKRESHEVKKVVDIRAGSAQDFLEDTRRTDNLSCSNPTHKSQTVSIYCKKCEKALCCVCALLDSQHAPFCDVRSETRRRQEELGTISRELKQKRSIFEATFTALQDEAARLEEAQREMRELIRQRVEQLVRLIRREEEELLGLVEARQEQGRRELARELQSMEGVLRRMEAGERLVEKMGLYATEQEVMDMQPFIKESLEELQRLQPATAGDRAQPGDLAECRARLQALVERVTGHPASLPTTGTSTPQHDCPSDDETTLILDLEPPGERCQLHGGLPTRLPAHHKTCAPVSDPSGGRGHVCPDQGGDMSPTQPAPPVLPMQRDKQAEEVSGSAHGDTVPLPRSIQDSLASLREDFGGWTRSNVQQAGELLKISNRLLQAQRRANSHLISVTREIRAMSRSLATIASTVAPLLQPVATPRDPPTAEMEWPSLPSDLLELFPPNTPQQHEPLVPAAAAAPSTTRRPPANPPTSPVLSEPSSPASEGECPRSRHPARSKRGGKPSTRLQKRRKK
- the LOC104330666 gene encoding protein PML-like isoform X2 translates to MAGPGPRLLEDDFQFMRCEGCQQESPNLKLLTCLHTLCFSCLRKNKLVGQCPMCRTAIPQASSVPDMDNLFFTSLKARLKVYKNIVDRVDLFCSNCMKASEFWCSKCEEFLCTKCFEAHQRYLKRESHEVKKVVDIRAGSAQDFLEDTRRTDNLSCSNPTHKSQTVSIYCKKCEKALCCVCALLDSQHAPFCDVRSETRRRQEELGTISRELKQKRSIFEATFTALQDEAARLEEAQREMRELIRQRVEQLVRLIRREEEELLGLVEARQEQGRRELARELQSMEGVLRRMEAGERLVEKMGLYATEQEVMDMQPFIKESLEELQRLQPATAGDRAQPGDLAECRARLQALVERVTGHPGTSTPQHDCPSDDETTLILDLEPPGERCQLHGGLPTRLPAHHKTCAPVSDPSGGRGHVCPDQGGDMSPTQPAPPVLPMQRDKQAEEVSGSAHGDTVPLPRSIQDSLASLREDFGGWTRSNVQQAGELLKISNRLLQAQRRANSHLISVTREIRAMSRSLATIASTVAPLLQPVATPRDPPTAEMEWPSLPSDLLELFPPNTPQQHEPLVPAAAAAPSTTRRPPANPPTSPVLSEPSSPASEGECPRSRHPARSKRGGKPSTRLQKRRKK